Proteins encoded in a region of the Candidatus Methylomirabilota bacterium genome:
- a CDS encoding VapC toxin family PIN domain ribonuclease, with product MRPTYLLDTDWVIHYLNGRTDIVEEIDRARNLGLALSVVSLAELYEGVHYSRDPEGNEQSLQDFLADVEVIGVDEAICRIFGWERGKLRQRGKAIGDFDLLIAATCLHNGFTLLTNNRRHFDQVENLAIVSI from the coding sequence ATGAGGCCGACCTATTTGCTGGACACTGACTGGGTGATCCACTACCTCAACGGCCGGACCGACATTGTAGAGGAGATCGATAGGGCTCGTAATCTCGGTCTCGCGTTAAGCGTGGTTTCCCTGGCTGAGCTGTACGAAGGGGTTCACTATTCCCGTGACCCAGAAGGCAACGAGCAGTCGCTTCAGGACTTCCTGGCCGATGTGGAGGTCATCGGCGTAGATGAGGCCATCTGTAGAATCTTCGGATGGGAGCGAGGTAAGCTTCGCCAGCGGGGCAAGGCCATAGGCGACTTCGACTTACTCATTGCTGCGACCTGTTTGCACAACGGATTCACTCTGTTAACCAATAATCGCCGTCACTTTGACCAGGTTGAGAATCTCGCGATAGTTTCAATTTAG